One Arachis hypogaea cultivar Tifrunner chromosome 2, arahy.Tifrunner.gnm2.J5K5, whole genome shotgun sequence genomic window, TTCCATTGTCTTTTCTCATCACCAATTAATCAAAGATTTCTTCTGTTCCCAACGACCTAAATCATATTACAGATGTTCCCCTTGTGTAGTTCCTGTTAGGCCCGTTGCTGTGGTCACAGGTGTAAGTCTTCTTCTCTTTGGCTTCAAAATCAAAAGTTGATTATTTTATGCCAATTttggaattaattttttatatctaatcaTACATGATTAGATGTATGTTACAATGCATAAAagttaacttatatttttattggATTTATATTTTCTAAAGTTTTGGTTCATGAAGAATCATGCATCCTATGTGTTTGATGATATGTGCCATTGAATTTAAAGTACATGCCATTCTCTTTGGTTATGgaaattttgttatattatatgatTTGGGTTTGTTTTGTTGGTGTAGGCAACATCTGGCCTGGGATTTTATACTGCTTATGAACTTTCCAAAGAAGGATATGTTGTTGTGCTTGGTAATTATTTATGCTTATGTCTTTCTCAATCCcctcttattattattttggggttttaataatCATGCTAGAAATAGATTGCATTGTCCGTGAACAAATAACTTGTAATCCTAGTCTATGCAATGTGTGCCTAAGATTCTAGTTGTGAATGCAGTTGGGCGATCGCAGCAGTTGTTGCTTGAGGTACCTTTTATACACATTATGAGATCATGGTGGTGATTTCCAACCTCGCCGTAAATTTTTTATGGGTGTTCTGATTGTTTGATAGGCGGAAAGAAAGATCAAAGCTTGTAATAGAAATGCGCACCTCAAAGCTTTTCAGGTAGACCTGTCATCAGTTGAATCAATAATATTGTTCAGAAAGTCCTTGCAGCAATGGCTGTCGGACTCTGATTTGCACAGCTCAATACAACTATTGATAAATTGTGCTGGAATACTTGCAACTTCACCTAGAACCACAGCTGATGGATATGATCAGTAATAAACACTTCTCTCTCTTTTTGATCTCCCCTAACATTCACTCATTGTATTAATTAGGTTTTATGTTAGTTAATAATTGTAAAGCCTCTGGAGGCAATGTTTATAATGTATGATCAACATGAACTTTGTGCTACCAAAACAGGGAAAGACGCATGGAAGTGTAGCAAAAATGAATTTATTTTCTGGGTCCTTGATCCAGAGTAAATAGCTGTTTTGTACTCATACACTTCACATTTGTCTGGCGTCTTAGTTTTATAATTaatagtaatttttgaaatcgATGAATGATTCAAGCCATTCCTCCCAGGATGATCGGTACAAATTACATTGGTGCATTTGTTTTGACAAACCTTTTGTTACCACTTCTCGAAAGCAGTAATGTATCTTCCAGAATTGTGAATGTCACATCCTTTACTCATCGAAATGGTATgtatagttaattaattattataatccgtactttttatctatatttttgtTTGGTGACTATGTTGCATGAGTTCGAATCTTCTCAATTAGATCACAGTGCTTCTCCTACAAACCCTGCTCAGGCTCTGTTCTTCAGTTACTGATATGCAGGTTGATGATCGAACTGTATCtgggaaaagatttttgagttaTATGCAATATCCATA contains:
- the LOC112756633 gene encoding uncharacterized protein isoform X3; the protein is MISLVKELWRTLLFLFSMQFWRMGLLWTFSIVFSHHQLIKDFFCSQRPKSYYRCSPCVVPVRPVAVVTGATSGLGFYTAYELSKEGYVVVLVGRSQQLLLEAERKIKACNRNAHLKAFQVDLSSVESIILFRKSLQQWLSDSDLHSSIQLLINCAGILATSPRTTADGYDQMIGTNYIGAFVLTNLLLPLLESSNVSSRIVNVTSFTHRNVTDMQVDDRTVSGKRFLSYMQYPYANIYEYSKLFLLLFTFELHRQLRLREKSHQIFVAYACCRSWSCTNKYFERSSIPPFLVGTLCTEVSGPFAIP
- the LOC112756633 gene encoding uncharacterized protein isoform X1; translation: MISLVKELWRTLLFLFSMQFWRMGLLWTFSIVFSHHQLIKDFFCSQRPKSYYRCSPCVVPVRPVAVVTGATSGLGFYTAYELSKEGYVVVLVGRSQQLLLEAERKIKACNRNAHLKAFQVDLSSVESIILFRKSLQQWLSDSDLHSSIQLLINCAGILATSPRTTADGYDQMIGTNYIGAFVLTNLLLPLLESSNVSSRIVNVTSFTHRNVTDMQVDDRTVSGKRFLSYMQYPYANIYEYSKLFLLLFTFELHRQLRLREKSHQIFVAAADPGVVQTNILREVPSLLSLSAHFVLKYLGLLQSPEYGVSSIIDAALAPPGTSGAYFFGGIGRTIEPSILSRDAGLALKLWETTSNLLSRTPFGTEED
- the LOC112756633 gene encoding short-chain dehydrogenase TIC 32 B, chloroplastic isoform X2 codes for the protein MISLVKELWRTLLFLFSMQFWRMGLLWTFSIVFSHHQLIKDFFCSQRPKSYYRCSPCVVPVRPVAVVTGATSGLGFYTAYELSKEGYVVVLVGRSQQLLLEAERKIKACNRNAHLKAFQVDLSSVESIILFRKSLQQWLSDSDLHSSIQLLINCAGILATSPRTTADGYDQMIGTNYIGAFVLTNLLLPLLESSNVSSRIVNVTSFTHRNVTDMQVDDRTVSGKRFLSYMQYPYANIYEYSKYPGVVQTNILREVPSLLSLSAHFVLKYLGLLQSPEYGVSSIIDAALAPPGTSGAYFFGGIGRTIEPSILSRDAGLALKLWETTSNLLSRTPFGTEED
- the LOC112756633 gene encoding uncharacterized protein isoform X4, whose translation is MISLVKELWRTLLFLFSMQFWRMGLLWTFSIVFSHHQLIKDFFCSQRPKSYYRCSPCVVPVRPVAVVTGATSGLGFYTAYELSKEGYVVVLVGRSQQLLLEAERKIKACNRNAHLKAFQVDLSSVESIILFRKSLQQWLSDSDLHSSIQLLINCAGILATSPRTTADGYDQMIGTNYIGAFVLTNLLLPLLESSNVSSRIVNVTSFTHRNVTDMQVDDRTVSGKRFLSYMQYPYANIYEYSKLFLLLFTFELHRQLRLREKSHQIFVASWSCTNKYFERSSIPPFLVGTLCTEVSGPFAIP